The following nucleotide sequence is from Oncorhynchus kisutch isolate 150728-3 linkage group LG29, Okis_V2, whole genome shotgun sequence.
acacacacacacacacacacacacacacacacacacacacacacacacacacacacacacacacacacacacacactaaatgttGCTCAATCACTTACAGCGGGTAACAATTAAGTTTAGAAATGGGGGATCTATGATCAAAGTTGGTCCTCAGTTGAGTTGGTCATTTTGCCATTATCATGCACTTTGGAACTTGAATGTTCAGAGCCAAGCCTGCAGAACCAATCAGACTTTAATATCCGATCGTAATGAACTGGACTGAATGTTGCTCTGAATTGCTCCGAGTCATTGATGGGTCTCAACAGTATCGTAATGCGGTTATAAATGCCAAGTACAGGAGTTCCATTGATAACCTCCTTCATGTTATCTACAGTTCTCTATTGGACACGCATGGAGGAGGGAGGTGTGATACAGAAGAGAAGAAGGGCTTTATATGAGGCTGTATCTGGTTTCGGTGAAAGCCTGTAGATTTCCTGTATAGGCCTGAGCTGCAGAGTATTCAACAAACAAGGTGGTGAATAtatgtctgtaaaatgtgtttgTGCGCAGTATATTTTTTTCATGAATAGTGAGGCAGTGTTGTTGGATTTAAATCAACTATCTTTTTCCTTCTGAAGTGGAGGACGTGAAGACCTGTAAAGGTATGGAGAGATCTCAGTATATTCTAGTCGAAAACGAGACACAACAACACTCCTGTTTTAAAACCATTAGGCGGTAAAAAGGAATAGATGTGTGTATCTATTTTGCTTGAGAACAAAACATGCAAAGGGGTCTGGTGAATAAATGGTGGAATTATCTAAATATAAACGTTTTCTCTTTTTATCGCAGGTAAAATGTCCAGAGTAAATAGTAAGTCACACCATGCTAGAATTCATTCAGAGCTGTTCGTACTCATTTCCTTGACAAAAATACTAAACCAAGTATGTGAAGGGAAATGAGTTTGAGGTTGAATTTCTCATTTGTGTGTAAAAATGTCATTGGATGAAATGTGCCTGTAAAAGATCAGGAGTTGATGCTGCGCTCGTAGCATTCACGTTCTGCTATCCTATATTTATAATTTCTGTCAGATAAATATGTCTGCCTGGGATAGTTTGTTGTATTTTAGAGGTTAATATTGTCCCTGTCATTTTAtgcctatttaaaaaaatatatatttttgcatgAATGTACTGATATGATTTGTGTAGCTGACAAAGATGATGACATTAAGCTAGAAATGTTTTCTCTTGCACTGAACAGATGACTTTCAACTTACCACCGCTGAAGACACCGAGAGGGTTTGTCCTGGTCATGATGTCAACCTCCACTGTCACCTCTCCCCCAAAACCAGTGCGGTTGTCATGACGATCAGGTGGTTTAAGGGGACAGAGTGCATTTACCTGTATAAGAATGGCCAGGTGACAGAGAGCGTTGGCTACGAGGGCAGAGTCAGTCTGATCACGCCGGAGCTGGAGAGAGGCAACGTGTCCCTGAGGCTGAGAGACTTCAGGAGGTCAGACGTAGGACGGTACAGATGTCAGGTCGTCCATGGAGAACAGAAGGAGGAGGCTGTAGTTGGTTTAGAGGCTGCTAGTGGTAAGGGCtctgtaactacagtacatgttaATATACACCTAAGCAACAATAACAACCAGTCTGTTTCCCTGTACAGCACACGGCTACTTCCTCATGTAGTTAGGAGTTTGTAGTAGGAGTTAGAGACTGGACTAGAGGGACTCTGACTATCAACTAGCAGTAATGCATATGACAATCACTCTGAGCTTTGAGCTTGATGTCCTAAAGGGTTTCAACCATTCCAGAGTAACTAGTCACGTCCCTTGATTCTGATTAGTAATGAATGTGATGAACACTCGTAACCCCTTTGATGCATATCACATCATCCTGGAATTTGATTGGATAATCAATGATTTGAAGGTACTGATAATAACTAATACGTTCCATTTTTTTCATTGTCATTACTCATGGCTCTCCATCTTGGATAATGAAGGATCACGATTGGACTTTGGTGAGTGATTACTTATTTGGCTGCCTTGTTTATTGACAACCAATAAGACAAAACCGATAGCAGACCAGAGTGTTTCAATCTGATACCATACAGAACTAGTGGCCTTGTAAACAGCAGTGAGTGCATGAATTCTTCAAGGCTCCTGAGTACTCTACACTTATCAGCACTCTTCCCATACAGAACTAGTGGCCTTGTAAACAGCAGTGAGTGCATG
It contains:
- the LOC109873952 gene encoding aggrecan core protein-like encodes the protein MSRVNNDFQLTTAEDTERVCPGHDVNLHCHLSPKTSAVVMTIRWFKGTECIYLYKNGQVTESVGYEGRVSLITPELERGNVSLRLRDFRRSDVGRYRCQVVHGEQKEEAVVGLEAASGSRLDFARLYEAALGQVSEVAQPEPGLEPDSTSLQGPENSCATTLPIQHDRAYHVLNIKDRSQSCWSRYHVLNIKDRSQSCWSRYHVLNIKDRSQSCWSRYHVLNIKDRALGTQVPELLEQVSCPQH